In Pseudoalteromonas carrageenovora IAM 12662, the following proteins share a genomic window:
- a CDS encoding fructosamine kinase family protein: MWKTVNEHISQAIHYDFKHTYKRQLQSTNTDKLFHLTNGTHNYLVKIALKSELERLESEAVGLKLLTQNSIFMVPDCIVTGANIEFSFIVLEWLVLDKQPHTRWDDMGKHLAMLHQKHPQAMYGFDVDNYLATTVQPNRWHKKWDVFYAEERIGWQLQLLAEKNINLVEPERIINLVKEQLHNHHIEPSLLHGDFWRGNMGFIKNIPTLFNPACYYGDREVDMAMSELFAPLPNDFYNAYNKHYPLSPNYEKRKLIYQLYPILNHANIFAGHYLTEAKQHIDRLLS, translated from the coding sequence ATGTGGAAAACTGTAAACGAGCACATTAGCCAAGCCATTCATTATGACTTTAAACACACTTATAAACGCCAATTGCAAAGTACAAATACCGATAAACTCTTTCATTTAACCAATGGTACTCATAATTATTTAGTTAAAATAGCGCTTAAAAGCGAGCTTGAACGCCTTGAAAGCGAAGCTGTAGGCCTTAAGCTTCTTACACAAAACAGTATATTTATGGTACCTGATTGTATTGTAACAGGTGCTAACATTGAGTTTTCGTTTATTGTGCTCGAATGGCTCGTACTCGATAAGCAGCCACATACGCGCTGGGATGATATGGGAAAGCACCTTGCAATGCTGCATCAAAAGCACCCTCAAGCTATGTATGGCTTTGATGTAGATAACTATTTAGCCACCACTGTGCAACCAAATAGATGGCATAAAAAGTGGGATGTATTTTACGCAGAAGAGCGCATTGGCTGGCAATTACAACTCCTCGCTGAAAAAAACATAAACCTAGTTGAACCTGAGCGCATAATAAATTTAGTTAAAGAGCAGCTGCATAATCATCATATAGAGCCCTCTCTTTTACATGGTGATTTTTGGCGCGGGAATATGGGTTTTATTAAAAATATACCCACTTTATTTAATCCTGCTTGCTATTACGGTGACCGCGAGGTTGATATGGCAATGAGCGAATTATTTGCGCCATTACCTAACGACTTCTATAACGCCTATAACAAGCACTACCCGCTCTCTCCAAACTACGAAAAACGCAAACTCATATACCAGTTATACCCTATTTTAAATCACGCTAATATATTCGCAGGGCACTATCTTACTGAAGCAAAACAACATATCGATAGGCTGCTTAGTTAA
- a CDS encoding CPXCG motif-containing cysteine-rich protein — protein MKDFLSQRITCPHCGNHIHLDIDASMGDQDYIEECSACCNPIHLNMHIDHANKKLELHIDSDNEQIF, from the coding sequence ATGAAAGACTTTTTATCACAACGTATCACCTGCCCACATTGCGGCAACCATATACATTTAGATATAGACGCAAGTATGGGCGATCAAGACTACATTGAAGAGTGCAGCGCTTGCTGTAACCCTATCCATTTAAACATGCACATTGACCATGCGAATAAAAAGCTAGAGTTACATATAGACAGCGATAATGAACAAATATTCTAG
- a CDS encoding riboflavin synthase subunit alpha — protein MFTGIVQTQATVVSKMLNEGVIRLVVSVGDEYVKHLDLGASIAINGCCLTVVKVELSNHDVVAQVHFDVIDETLALTNLGELELGSLVNYERSVTFGTELGGHIVSGHIHCAAQISQINKVQNNCKIQLSLPKKWQKYVIYKGFVAINGASLTVGEVDEHGFWLHLIPETLAITNLGAAQVGDKLNIEVDQQTYTIINTVENYLRHQG, from the coding sequence ATGTTTACAGGAATTGTGCAAACACAAGCGACCGTTGTATCTAAAATGCTAAATGAAGGCGTTATTCGCTTAGTCGTTTCGGTAGGTGATGAGTATGTTAAGCACCTTGATTTAGGGGCGAGTATTGCAATTAATGGCTGCTGTTTAACCGTTGTTAAAGTTGAACTAAGTAACCACGATGTAGTGGCACAAGTTCACTTTGATGTGATTGACGAAACGCTGGCGCTTACAAACTTAGGCGAGTTAGAGTTAGGGAGCTTAGTTAATTATGAGCGTTCTGTAACGTTTGGTACTGAGCTTGGTGGGCATATAGTGTCGGGGCATATCCACTGTGCGGCACAAATAAGCCAAATAAATAAAGTGCAAAATAACTGTAAAATTCAGCTTAGCTTACCTAAGAAATGGCAAAAATATGTGATCTATAAAGGATTTGTAGCCATTAATGGCGCAAGCCTTACGGTTGGCGAGGTAGATGAACACGGTTTTTGGTTACACCTGATCCCCGAAACACTGGCCATTACTAATTTAGGGGCAGCGCAAGTAGGCGATAAGCTAAACATTGAGGTAGATCAGCAAACCTACACCATAATTAATACGGTCGAAAACTACTTACGCCACCAAGGCTAG
- a CDS encoding MATE family efflux transporter: MTFCNWEAKRLLSLALPVFLAQVTLILMSVVDTIMAGQVSPTDLAALSIATGIWNPLLLALQGILLALTGIIAQFSGADDRKGISHYFQQALYLTAILSFTGFAISYLADTIIFKLDTSPAIANLAYDYIHFVKWGVFGFLIFTVYRNVTEGMGMTKPAFYISLLGLAVNIPVNYIFINGLFGLPAYGGAGCGIATAIVLTIMAIAQVTYCQMSKKIDAKGLLSSFEKPNFSTISIITKLGIPISLATFFEVTLFACIPLFIAHLGAVAVSGHQIAASVTTLLFMMPLSLSIAISIRIGNLFGQNNMTQLKVAVSTSYILAIAIALFLALITFTGRDYISQMYSDSPAVLALASSIMILACIYQLPDALQVAANGILRGLKYTTPISYITFISYWLIGFCLGFVLARTDIIVPAMGPHGFWVGIIVGLSVAAIFLMLTVHKRLKYEFSNYEALSKS; this comes from the coding sequence ATGACCTTTTGTAATTGGGAAGCTAAGCGTTTACTTTCCCTTGCTTTACCTGTTTTTTTAGCGCAAGTCACACTTATTTTAATGTCGGTGGTCGACACTATTATGGCCGGACAAGTAAGCCCAACCGACTTGGCCGCGCTTTCTATTGCTACGGGTATTTGGAACCCTTTATTACTGGCTTTACAAGGGATTTTATTAGCCCTTACCGGTATTATTGCGCAGTTTTCAGGTGCGGATGACAGAAAAGGCATTAGCCACTATTTTCAACAAGCGCTGTATTTAACCGCTATTTTAAGTTTTACCGGCTTTGCGATAAGCTATTTAGCCGATACCATTATTTTTAAACTCGATACCAGCCCAGCGATTGCTAATTTAGCTTACGATTACATTCACTTTGTAAAATGGGGAGTATTTGGCTTTTTAATATTTACAGTATATAGAAACGTGACCGAAGGCATGGGTATGACCAAGCCCGCGTTTTATATCAGCCTACTGGGGCTTGCTGTAAATATTCCGGTTAATTACATATTTATAAATGGCTTATTTGGCTTACCTGCTTACGGCGGTGCGGGTTGCGGTATTGCTACCGCCATAGTATTAACTATTATGGCCATAGCCCAAGTAACCTATTGCCAAATGAGTAAAAAAATAGACGCTAAAGGGCTACTTTCATCATTCGAAAAGCCTAACTTTAGTACTATTAGTATTATAACGAAGCTAGGTATACCTATATCGTTAGCCACTTTTTTTGAGGTGACTTTATTCGCATGTATCCCTTTGTTTATTGCACATTTAGGTGCCGTTGCGGTATCAGGGCATCAAATAGCTGCAAGTGTTACTACATTACTTTTCATGATGCCCCTGAGCCTATCAATCGCTATTAGTATTCGCATTGGTAACTTGTTTGGCCAAAATAATATGACGCAATTAAAAGTAGCGGTTTCTACCAGCTATATTTTAGCTATTGCTATTGCGTTATTTTTGGCACTCATTACATTTACAGGCAGAGACTATATAAGCCAAATGTATAGCGACAGCCCTGCGGTATTAGCATTGGCCTCATCAATCATGATTTTGGCGTGTATTTATCAATTACCTGATGCGCTACAAGTTGCGGCTAATGGCATATTAAGAGGATTAAAATACACAACACCAATATCGTACATTACGTTTATATCATATTGGTTAATCGGCTTTTGCTTAGGTTTCGTATTGGCGAGAACAGATATAATTGTACCAGCCATGGGGCCTCATGGCTTTTGGGTAGGAATAATAGTTGGCCTAAGTGTTGCAGCTATATTCTTAATGCTCACAGTACATAAACGCCTTAAGTATGAGTTTAGTAATTATGAAGCACTCAGTAAAAGCTAG
- a CDS encoding DUF3080 family protein — protein MKHSVKASMLSNCTVLVTLLILCSFLLVGCIKAPSETNKTYVERLSSTLDVAAVEPTPLKQLSLLPPAPLEKNNITLGIVELAGISHCKLNVLISEHNNQLGKTAGAASQLKYQINFIQSAQVCLNSIDKNSSIFSKIQKAKTYKQTHLMHYFNTMLFKERELNQTWQLTSTELSKEPAGYSDTLHALKQLVAIKQKISSQEFYSINANAILSALEQLNKYQFNQALIQSARTQVVLNNSATKFVKTLNLNDLCPVGKNNKKAKIISNVFQKFYLKDIQPYQAQLTGYLEELQPLYKELWFKQSITSEPINNLIKLKSSNNLLNLLKSSAKNHVIWWQGFYKTCEISPI, from the coding sequence ATGAAGCACTCAGTAAAAGCTAGCATGCTCTCAAACTGCACAGTATTAGTTACTTTACTAATACTGTGCAGTTTTTTGCTGGTTGGCTGTATTAAAGCCCCAAGCGAGACTAATAAAACCTATGTTGAACGCTTAAGCAGTACACTTGATGTGGCTGCTGTTGAGCCTACCCCACTTAAGCAACTGTCGTTATTGCCCCCTGCACCACTTGAAAAAAATAATATCACTTTAGGTATTGTGGAACTTGCAGGTATCAGCCACTGCAAATTAAACGTACTAATCAGTGAGCACAATAACCAATTAGGTAAAACGGCTGGTGCTGCTAGTCAACTTAAGTATCAGATAAATTTTATACAAAGCGCACAGGTTTGCTTAAACTCGATTGATAAAAACAGCTCTATTTTCAGTAAAATACAAAAAGCTAAAACCTACAAACAAACGCATCTAATGCACTATTTTAATACCATGCTTTTTAAAGAACGAGAGCTTAACCAAACATGGCAATTAACATCAACCGAGCTAAGTAAAGAGCCTGCAGGTTACAGCGATACTTTACATGCCCTTAAACAGCTGGTTGCCATAAAACAAAAAATAAGCAGTCAAGAGTTTTATAGTATAAATGCGAATGCTATTCTTAGTGCTCTTGAGCAGTTAAACAAGTATCAATTTAATCAAGCGCTAATTCAATCAGCTCGCACGCAAGTGGTGTTAAATAACAGTGCTACAAAGTTTGTAAAAACACTAAACTTAAATGACCTTTGCCCAGTGGGCAAAAACAATAAAAAAGCCAAAATAATAAGTAATGTATTTCAAAAGTTTTATTTAAAAGATATTCAGCCTTATCAAGCACAACTCACAGGTTATTTAGAAGAGCTACAACCGCTTTACAAAGAACTGTGGTTTAAACAAAGCATTACAAGCGAGCCGATTAATAACTTAATAAAACTTAAATCAAGCAATAACTTACTGAACTTACTAAAAAGCTCTGCTAAAAATCATGTAATTTGGTGGCAAGGTTTTTATAAAACGTGTGAAATAAGCCCAATATGA
- a CDS encoding sensor domain-containing diguanylate cyclase, which yields MDRVVVLALLFLCTLFSTYTGALPLNTDTTTLSDDNLWRPTTSSGTAPSAEQVVSLYRNSTETNNLLGKSDAVVTKIALQSNTPSDWYILPQANFIDVGVAYWQSDNGDLIKLADFSQSHINQPAIIMHGQAFKLSFASAGKGYLWIYLDAKHYPTPVDLKILSEPAFLHHQFYVNSLTLIAISVMLTLAVMAFVMFLRVKQKVALFCAGYVGLHGLGWAFASGALNAIYASPTFNKHYLGMYLFAFAISCASTYTYYLFNFDKEKTNKLGSALKYFTYASLVCGVCSVFMPFYIVFYVAHFLAATWVMLSITTGFAMLSLNDFRAKYFLFGNLLYSLSLVVYVAFHFNMINASSSEIFVLSALAIDCVCILLSLSEWLKLKQHEFNTILYQSRFDPLTQVGNRLLLDDELTKLSIFSYVIVFIDCDGIKKINDALGHTKGDEFLVNAANLMKNHVPHNTAVFRTGGDEFIWLCKVANKAELSQIKIALKEKLNSLHHTIKQQWPQSGISYGIASSDECQNYTECLTLADERMYSLKSAHKLKAG from the coding sequence ATGGATCGGGTTGTTGTTTTAGCACTATTATTTTTATGTACTTTGTTTAGTACTTATACCGGTGCACTCCCTCTGAATACTGATACAACGACTCTCAGCGATGATAACTTATGGCGGCCCACTACATCATCAGGTACTGCTCCATCTGCAGAGCAAGTAGTTTCATTATACAGAAACAGTACTGAAACAAATAACTTACTTGGAAAAAGCGACGCTGTTGTGACTAAAATAGCGCTTCAAAGTAATACCCCCTCAGATTGGTACATACTCCCACAAGCTAATTTTATCGACGTTGGTGTGGCCTATTGGCAAAGTGATAACGGGGATTTAATTAAGCTTGCTGATTTTTCGCAATCTCACATTAACCAACCCGCTATTATAATGCATGGCCAAGCTTTTAAGTTGTCTTTTGCGAGCGCTGGTAAAGGCTACTTATGGATATATTTAGATGCTAAGCACTATCCAACCCCAGTTGATTTAAAAATATTAAGCGAACCTGCATTTTTGCATCACCAATTTTATGTAAACTCATTAACTCTTATCGCTATTTCGGTCATGCTTACACTTGCTGTTATGGCCTTTGTAATGTTTTTAAGAGTAAAGCAAAAAGTCGCATTGTTTTGTGCAGGTTATGTAGGCTTGCATGGTCTAGGTTGGGCTTTTGCGTCGGGTGCTTTAAACGCAATATATGCTAGCCCTACTTTTAATAAACACTATTTAGGCATGTACTTATTTGCTTTTGCAATCAGTTGCGCCTCCACCTATACCTACTACTTGTTTAATTTTGATAAAGAAAAAACAAATAAACTAGGTAGTGCGTTAAAATATTTTACTTATGCATCGCTTGTATGTGGTGTGTGCAGTGTGTTTATGCCGTTTTACATTGTGTTTTATGTTGCGCATTTTTTAGCTGCAACATGGGTGATGCTTAGCATAACAACAGGCTTTGCAATGTTAAGCTTAAACGACTTTAGAGCTAAGTACTTTTTATTTGGTAACTTACTTTATAGCCTATCTTTGGTTGTTTATGTCGCGTTTCATTTTAATATGATAAACGCTTCATCATCCGAAATCTTTGTACTTAGTGCCTTGGCTATAGATTGTGTATGCATACTATTGTCTTTATCTGAGTGGCTAAAATTAAAGCAGCACGAATTTAACACCATACTTTATCAATCGCGCTTTGACCCGCTAACTCAAGTAGGAAATCGCTTATTATTAGATGATGAGTTAACCAAGCTCTCGATTTTTTCTTACGTAATTGTGTTTATAGATTGCGATGGCATCAAAAAAATAAATGATGCATTAGGGCATACAAAAGGCGATGAATTTTTAGTAAATGCAGCAAATTTAATGAAAAATCATGTACCACATAACACAGCTGTGTTTAGAACCGGAGGAGATGAGTTTATTTGGCTATGTAAAGTAGCGAATAAAGCTGAGCTTAGCCAAATAAAAATAGCGCTCAAAGAAAAGCTAAATTCGCTCCATCACACTATTAAACAACAGTGGCCACAATCAGGCATTAGTTATGGAATAGCTTCAAGCGATGAATGCCAAAATTATACTGAATGCTTAACCTTAGCCGATGAACGCATGTACAGTTTAAAGTCTGCCCACAAACTTAAAGCGGGCTAA